CCAGCCAGAGCCTGGGGGCGGTTTGGTGTGTGTGTCGGGGGATGCTTGCATATCTGCTGGGGCCAGGCCCAGCGGGATCGGTGACGGACAGACAGCTCAGCCCTTGCCGGTGGGCACCCACTTGGGGGGCCGCAGCGCTGGGCCGGAGACCCGCGGGGTGCACGGCCGCGGCTTTGCCATCCTCCGGCCTCGGGGCGGGCAGCCGCCGGGGAGGAGAGTCCTGAGTGGGGCCGGCCGAGGGTGCTgggcgccgggcgggcggctgGGGGTGCTCAGCGGCAGGGGCTGCAGCGCTCCGGGGGGGACCCTTCGGGCGGCTCTGCAAGGGcgcagaggggctggagcggCGCGCTCTCCTGCACCCCTGCGCCGGTGATCCTAGGGCCGGGGGacagccccgctgccctgccccacaccaccccaccgACTCCGGCTCCCCCCGTgcttccccagccccgccgggcccccccccggcccccagccccctgccccgcggggcaggcagggcgcagcctgcagcaggctgccgggggcgggcaggggacCCCCCGCAGCGGCACGGCCCTCACCTGGGGGTGCCACGGCCAGGCTCTCCTCGGCTGCGGTGAACTGCAGCTCAGCTCCGTCAGGTAGCAGGGAGCCGCGGGAGCGGGGGCACCGGTCTCCGGAGCGTGTCCTCCGCAGCACCgactggggagggagagggtcAGCACCGGCGGCAGTCAGGCTGGAGGGGTCGGGGCTTCTGGGGGGGGCTCCCCAGCCCTTACCTTCCTGGccagggggctgctgggggccgAGGCACTGCTGTAGAGGCTGAGGCTGGAGTTGGAGCGGCTGGGGGACAGCACTTTGGAGGAGGGGGCCGACTGGTTCCCCGCACACTTGGCCGCGGCAGCCCCGAAGGCGTCTGGGGACAGGTACTTCTCGTTGATCTTCAGGTTGGTCCTTCCCTTCACTGGGGACAACAGAGGAGGTGAGTGGAGCTGGCGCTGGGGCTCCTGCGGCCCCGGGCCAGGCAGTGCAAGACCTTGGGGAGCCTGGTGGGCTGCGTCCCACATGGGCACAACCGGCCCTCGTGGCCCCGCAGGCATCGCACCCGGGCACAGGGACGCCTACCCCACCAAAGCCGGGGCTCTCCTGGCCTCAGCCCACTGCAGATCCTCTTGGCCGCAGAGCCGCGGGTGCCCCGTGCCCAGCGCCCGGCGTGGGAGGTCCATACCCACCTCTGCAGGGGTCGTTCTTCACCAGGAACTCGTCCAGCGCGATCCAGCCCCCGCCGACCCGCACCATCAGGGTGCTGCGCAGGATCCGCACCATCCGCAGCTGCTGGGACTCCCCGAACTGCGGGGGAGAGGGATGTCAGGGCAAGACGGGGACCCGGGGGGGTTCgggagggctgggagccagggagGGGGTGCCAGAGCAGGTACCAGCACCCAGATCTGCCCATCACCAGGCCATCaggtcccctgcagcccctccatcCCCGCCAGCACTGCCCTCCCTGCCGTGCCACGGCATGCAGCGTCTGGGGCCAGCAATCCCgcgggacatggggatgtgccctctccctgccactGCAAAgggcctggggcagggagcCACAGCGCACGGGGAGCTGCGGGACCTCTGCATGGTGCAGGCTGTGCACAGCTGTCGGAGCAAGCCCGGGAccctgggctggggaaggggggctgCTGGccgcagcagcagggcaggaggtggcGGCAGCGGTGCGGGTCGACACTTACCCGGTACCTGTTGGCGCTGATCTGCTCCACCTGGAAGCGCTTAGCACAGTTGCACTGGGCCACTTGCCTGTTCACCTGGGGATGGCACACTCGGCTCAGACCCGCAGTGgggccccccaccctgcccggCCCCAGCCGCCACAGCCCCCCTGCCGTACCTCATCCTGGATCTGGTCGGCGTCGGCGGTCCGGCGCAGCGGGTCCCggttggggtgcagggtgctgaCGAACTCGTAGTAGTCGATGAAGCCGTCGCCATTCATGTCAAAGATGCTCGCCACAGCGTTCATCTCCAAGACGTTGGTGGGGAActctggggagggaaagggaccCTCAGCCCGCCGTGCCCTGTGCGCCCCTGCTCCGAGGCCAGCCGGTGCCGGCACCAAACCCTGGCCCCCTTCCGAGGGGGATCCCAGCTGGCAGAccctgtccctccccatctcccctaGCACTGCCCCACCTCTCCCCGAAGCACCCTTCCCCCCGCTCTCGGGGGAGGGGAAGCCCCGTGGGGTGCACCCGCCCCAGGAGCCAGCCCCAgcatcccaccccagcccagccccgggggcaCCCACTGGAGGAGAGGACGCTCTCGATGAACTCCCGCTGGCTGATGCGCCCGTCCTGGTCCCTGTCGATGCCTCGGAAAACATCCAGGACACGGGACTTCATTTGGCTGATCCACTGCATGTAACGCTTTCTCCAGACCCCGAAGTCAAAGTGAGCAAACTCCTCCAGCTCAGAGAGGCACAGACGGGAATTAACACGCCGGCAGGAaagcccccccggcccccccaccGCATCAGCCTGGGTGACGGGGCTTTGCCCCGCGTTCGGGCTCAGCCCGGCTGCCGTGCAGCCAGCCCGCTCCCAGTCCTGACCCTGCTGAGGCTGGCAAAGGGGTCTctgcccaggacccccagctCTGGGTCGCAAGGGGAGCCACACCAGCTCGTGGCTGTTGGGGTGCACCCACCCCTGCCCGCAGGGATGCGCGGGGACTCCCGGATGCAGGGACGGGGTCTGGGAAGGCTCCCGGGCACTGCCTGCCCCGTGCCACGGACCCCTGGGGACCGTCCCCATCCACCTCCGACCCAGGGCCAGGGGCTCCCACTGACAGAAGGCGAGGCGAGCTGCCCGCGCCCCTCGGGGCCACGGCACCACCGGGGCTGCCCCTACCTCTCGCAGGCGCTGCATGGCCGTCTCCAGCCGGTACTGCCGGTCCAGGGCCagaagccagagctgctgccagcgGTGCAGGAGCTGGGCCATGAGGGGCGTCTGGGGCTCCAGCCCCCCGAGCGGCACCACCGGTGCGCCCTGTGCCTTCCCCGTGCTGCGGCGCCCTGCAGCCCGCGGAGACAGGCAGTGAGGGCACAGTCGGGGGTCCCGCGGCACGGCGCAGTGCGGCGCAAGGGGCAATGGGGGCCCTTACGTGTGGCCAGCCGGCGGGCAGCCGGCGGGCCCAGCTCCACGGCCAGCTTCCGTTTGCAGCTCTTGGTGACCTTCTCCACGTCGGGCTGCTTGCGGTTCAGCTCCTCCATGAACACCTGCCGCAGAGTGCCGGCACTGAGTGCCCGCCAGCGGCACCAGCAGGGCCCCCAAGCATGGCCCGCCGCCCTGCCggcacagctggggcagggggctgaaGCTGGGAGCACGGCCACCCGCAGACCAGTcctgctgcccccctccccgggacccTCCTGCACCAGCAGCCCGTGCAGCAGACCCGGTGGGCTcgggctgcagctgctggtgtGCGTGAAAGATGCTGCTGCGTCGCTGCTGCGTGCTGGAGCTGTATCCACGGCCTCAGCCTGGAGCACCCGAAAGTCCTCGGTCAGGTCGAGCGCTCGCCTGGGaccgggcagggcgggggggacaGCACGGCCCCCTGTGGAGGGGGGAGTTGGGGTCAGGGTCCCTCACCGTGTGCTGGGCATtgagctcctccagctgctcggCCTCCTCTGGCAGCGGCTCCTGGTCCCGCAGGCTCAGTGCCTCCTCGGCGGCCGTGATCCAGTCGATGAGCTGGGCCATCTCCTCCCGCTCGGCCGCGAGGCTGGCTGTCTGTGCCTGCAGCCGCTCGCCCTGCTGCTGGGCCCAGCTCAGCACCTGCGGGCACGATGAGAGGAGCTGGGCCAcgagggctggcaggggggctcggggctggcTGCCCCGCTGCAGACCCCGGTGTCTGCGGCCCCGACCAGGCACCGCAGGGCCACTGGTTCAGGGGGGACGAGTCTCTGCACAGGGAGCCGCGGCCCATCCCTGCCATGGGGCAGGCGCACGGACCCCTGGCCAGCAGCCCTAATGACTATGGGGCAGGAAcatggggcagggaggtgggggcTCCACGGCCCACCCGTGACCACGGGGCAGGACCAAGTTCCCGCTGGGTGGCCAATGTGCCACCCAGCCTCTGGCCGCTCATGTGCCAAGGGGCCTTTGCAGCTCCTGGGTGCTGCACTTCGAGCACCGGTCCTCGGTCTGTCCCCGTGGGCAGCGGCTGAATGTGCCAGCAGCCCGGTGTGCACCACTGCGGACGTGCTGGCTGCCCTCGCAGTGGGGCCGTGCCGCATCCTTGCTATCTGGGGCGAGTGGCCGAGGAGGGCAGTCCTGAGGGCAGCAGGACCCCGCAGCAGATCCGGATCAGACACCGAAGACCTCTGCTCACTAAGGGCTTTGTGCAGGTGGGGGTGAAGGCTCGGCCGAACCCATCAGACCCCTTCAGGGAGAGCCGGGAGCGGGAGCGCTCTTGCCTGCAAACCCACAGTGCCAGGGAGCCTCCGAGCCTGGACCGCATGGCATCTCCCACCTCACGTGTGGAGTGAGTCACCACCATCCGGGTGGGACCCGAGTGACCCCCTGCATGGCCCCAggatggggggcaggggtgggagcgAGGGGATGGCCAGGACTGGCCGGGGCGGTGCGTCCCGGTGGCTCACGGAGGGCCAGGTCTGTGCAGGAGGAGCTGAGTCAGGGCTGTCCGGTCACTGGCAAGACCAAGACTGTCTGCGTCGGCCGGGGATGGAGCCgagcacccccagctccccgcgCTGCGGTCAGGAGCGCTGCGCCAAAGAGGCACTGGCAGTGGGAAAGACATGGGGCCGTGCTCGTCCCGGGCGCGGGTGCAGATCTGCTCCGTGCCcggggagggatggagaaggggcACCCAGCTCACCTCCTGGAAGCGGCTCTTGACGACCGTGACCCAGGATTTGATGGTGATGACCGAGTCCGGGTGGCAGGTGGAGAGGATCTCCTCCCCCAGTGAGGTGATACACTCTAGCTCCAGCTGCTGACACTGCAGGGACTTCATCAGCTCCTGGGGGAGCGCATGGACAGCGGTACTGCCGGGTCtcagccccctgcaccccgctgCGCAGCCCAGCGCCCCAGGGACCAGCCTCCAGCCGGCCGGGTGTGCAGGTGGGGGAATGACGCTGGGTGGAGCGAGCACGGCCGCTGAGCACGGCTGTCTTTGCATGGGGTGCTTGGGACCCCAAATCTCTCAGGAGCCACCCtggaggcaggggctggcgggggctggtggggctggcagggacaggCACCGACCTGCAGCTGGCTCTGGCACTCCTGCACGGCCAGCTCCTCCTCGGGGAAGACACCATACTTGAGGGTTTTCTCTGACTCAGAGAGGCGACCCAGGAAGGAGTGCACCAGGGTGTGAAACTCCTCTGCCTGCCACGGACAGCCGGGGACCTGCTCAGCACCCACCCCATGGCCGCAGCCTCCGGTCCcggccccctcagcccccctcccccggccaGACCCCGAGCCCTGCAGCTGCCGCTCCTGCCCGGGGCCACGCAAGCACTCGGCGCAGCTCCAGGCCccggcaggagctgctgccagcccagcccaaaccccacagcagggcagagaggatGCTCCTCACCCCAGCTTGAGACCTGGGACACAATTTCCCCTGAGCCCCAGCAGTAACTCCCCGTCGAGCAGAGCACCCTGCAACGCACACGGGCATCCCGGCCCCGGCACCCTGCACGCGGGTACACCTGCAATGGGCGtctgcagcacccagcctgGCACCCGGCCACGGCGCCTTGCGACACGGCCACACggagccccacagccccacacagcGCCCTGCAACGCACGGCCACCCACAGAGCCCAGGCACCCCAcgcagcaccctgcagcacagccacacGCAGCCCTGGGCTCCCCACACGCCCgtggctgcctgcagagccttccCGCAAAGACGCACCGCCCGCAGACCCCAGCTTCCCACCCGGGGAGGCCCTGGGCCGGCTGCtgcccccccgccagccccccccgGCTCGCACGGCTCTCACCTGCCGGAGCGCAGCCTCCAGCCGGGCCTGCTTGGAGACGGAGAGCTTGCAGACCAGGTCCCAGCGGGTGCTCAGCTCCTCCATCTGCTTCTGCAGCCACTGGGAGTCGACGCTGCTGCTGCCGCGGGTCAGGTCCCGCACCGAGCGCTTCAGCATCTTGATGCAGCTGGCTCGCTTGCCCAGCTCCTTCTGGAAGACCtggagagagggcaggagggggtggGAAACgccgggggggggtcccagcaccctgcctggcgcccgctgctgtgcagggcCCCCGCGTGCCCCAGGCCCCCTTGCAGCAGTGGGGTACGCGGGGCACCCCAGCACTGCCCCAAGGACTGGGAGCGTAGGCTCCAGTACAGTGGGGGCTGCGCCGGCAGGCAAAGCCCCATCCTGCGCCTGGCTCCCGTCCTGCCCCGGGATGGAGGGTGGGCAGGGCCGGCGCAGAGcccggggctccccagggcccgACACAGGGCAGGGACCTCCCCGCGCGGCTGGGGACACCCACCTTGTGCTTGTCCATGAGGTCACTGACCAGGTCCCGGTCCCCTCCAACAGGCACATCCTCACTCAGTTGTGGCTCAGCCCGGTACAGCCAGTCCATGAGGGCCTGCAGCGCGTCCGTGAACTTGCCCGAGAAGAGCAGGTTCTCCTCCAGCTTGTGCTGCCTGCGAGGAAGGGCGCAGGCAATGCCCAGCAGCGCCCAGGTGCAGGGGCTCACTCCCACGGCGCAAGGAACGGCCGCCCCACGGGGAGCCCGGCAGCGCGGCTGTAAGTGCCTGAGCTTGGCTATGGCTGGGGACAGACCCCGGCTGCACCCCCAGGAGCCAGAGCCCCGTGGAGCTGGGACAGGGGGCCCCAAAGCAGGGAGCGGGATGCCCGGGGAGGAAGGGCAATGCCATGCCCCCCCACCTGGGACCCGCATGGCAAGCAGAGCACAggcatcccaccccaccccatccccatcccctcccgtCCCAGCCTCACCTCTCCACAGCCCGGCTGCACAGCACATCCCAGCGCTCCTTCAgctcccccagcagctcctccagcggCTGCAGGTCCTCGGGAAGCCGGGCTCTCTCCCGCAGCGCCCGCCCGCTCCGCAGCGTGGCCTCATACACCGGCCGCTTCAAGCGCAGCACCTTCTGGAAAGCCTGCGGGCAGAGGGGATGAGCCCGCCCGGACCCCCAGGACGTGGGTGCCGGCCCCAGGGCAGGCGGGCTGGGGGGAGACCCCCGCCTCCCCGAGTGCCGCGGGGCAGCTTAGGGGGCCGGTGCCCCTTGGCTGGGGGCTCCTCCCGCCCCAGGTCTCTGCAGAGGCAGCCCTGGAAAGGCGTCCGACTGCCACGGCACCGAGTGCGTCGGGGCGCTGCCATCCcgctgggagctggggagccccctcccctggcaccccccagccccccagctctgctccccactgcCCGTGGCTGGGCAGCCGCCCCTGCTGGGACCCCGCTCTCcacagggctggggagcggggcaggccCCCCACCTTGTGCTCAGCCAGCTGGCACTTGATCTCCTCCTGGCTCGTGGCAGTGTCCTGCGGCACCTCCAAGCTCTGCTCCACCTCATCCATCCAGTCCAGGAGCAGCCGCCGGGACTCGCTGAActggaagggaggggaggggggcacgTGGGGGAGGCCTCGCCTGCACAGCAGGGGCCGGCACGACCTGGACGATGAGCCACAGCAGCCACGCGACAGGGCTGCACGGCCCGTGCGCCTCCGTGGCGCAAACCACGGGCCAGCGCGGCACGGTCCCCGTGCCGGAGCCGCGCGGCCTGTGCACCGGCACAGCTCCTGGCAAGACCCGCGTCCCCTGGCCCCGCGCCGAGTACCTGCTTGGTGCGCTTGCGGGCCTCCTCCAGCGCCGCCCCTCGCTCCGACGTCCGCTGCAGCACCTTGCCCAGCCGCTCCCTGGCTGTCAGCACCAGGTTCTGGATGACGGCACCATCCTGCTTCCTGCTGAAGTCCTTCAAGCGAGATGCAACAGCCTCCAGGCCGCTGAGCTTTTCCCCGTGGGCGTTCGCCTCCTTCACCAGGGCCTGTGGGAGAGCGGAGGCAGCTGGGGGCGCGCGGATGGCCccggggcaggagcggggccTCCGAGCGCAGCCCACACCGGGACGGGGCGCAGAGCCGACTCGGTCCACCGCTGCAGGGAGAGACATCCCGCTGGCAGCCCAGGGGAGACTTcccctgccagtgctgctgccgctgccgccgccgcgtGGGACCGCTCCAGGCAGACCCCAGCCCCGCGGAACCAGCCCCGGCTCCGGGGCGTGCTGCCGGCTGGCGCGGGGGCACACCCGGGCAGCGGGCGGGAGGGCGCCGCGCCGGCTCAGCCCGCGCTTGCCTTGTGCTCCTGGATCTGCGCGGTGACGGTGTCCAGGACGAAGCTGGGCGGTGCGGGGGAGCCGAGGAGCTCCTCCGCGTGAGCCACCCAGcgcagcagctcctgcaccGTGCCGTGAAACTCGGTGGTGACCGTCAGCCCCTCGGCCAGGCGCTCCTGCGGGCAGGGGGGAGGCGCTGATGGGGACGggcacccgcagcccccggagctggggcagggttGGCACCCCCGGTGGGCAGCACGCCCCTGCCCTGCACACCTTCCTCTCCTGGGCCTCGGCATGGACGCTCTCCCACTTCTGCTCCAGGATGCGGAGGCTGTGCTCGGTGCTGCAGGGCCGGCCAGCGCGGCAGGAGGCCAGCAGCCGCTGCAGCCGCTCCCGCACGCCGCTGTACGCCTCCTGCTTGGACTCCATCTCCTTGCATAGCTCCTGCCGAGAGGCCACAGGGAGCCCTGGGGTCACTGCCccacagggggatggggacagggacaggaacagggatggggagggctCCCGCTCTGTCCCCATGGATctggagggggcggggggggaggggtgcgggggggctctgcctgctcagggaggggagaaggcagagaaggGTCCCGGCACCTCGGTGCAGAGAGGGGCAGATTTGGGACACACACGCAACCCGCAAGGGACACTCGGGGACGGCCCTGCAGCGGGGGGGCCGGCACAGCCCCGGTGCTCACCAGGTGCGCGGTGAGGTTCTCTTTGGTGGTGTCCGGGTGGCCCCACGCTGGCCTGGAGaagaagagctgcagctccacctgctccagccacTGCAGCAGCTCCGTGATCTCCAGCGTGACGTCCTGCACCTGGGGGCAGCACGGGGGCTCAGCGCTGCCCCTGCCAGCGGCAGCcgcggccggcagccccggcacgCGGGCGCACAGTGCCCCGTACCTGGCTGAGGTTgttctccagctccagctggcgGCTCTCGGTCTCGCTCTGCACCAGGTCCCAGCGCTGGttgagctgctgcaggctgcgCTGGAGCCCCTCCACGCTCTCCcccaggctggagagcagcaagccctgcccagcctcaTTGACGGACTGCACCGTGCGGGCATGGGACATGACGTCGTTCCTCAGCACCTGGGGACGGGGCGCCGCGGTCACAGCCGGCACCCCAGCGGGGGCACCCCACGTCCCCGGCCGGCTACGCCGTGTGAAGACCCTCGCCCCAGGCGCCCGGGCCACCTCTGCTGCCCACATCAACGCTGCCACAGCAGTGCTTGGCAGCCCCGCAGGGCCGGGGTCCGGGGAGTGCCACGCGGGGGGAGGACGGCACCCGGGGATGCCCCAGGGCCGGCACCCTGGCTCTCGTCCTCAGTGTGGCATGGGGCGGGTGCGAGGCACCAAATCTGCTGCTCCGTGGCAGGGAGGCTGCCGGCACAGGGCACAAAGGAGGCTGGGGCCGCCCCCTGTGCGCAGCGCCCCGGCCCCAGGGCCGGCCAGCACCTCACAGCACCTCGCCTGCATCAGACACAGCGTGAGCGTGCCCAGGCAAAGGGAAGCGGCTCTGGGCCGGCCACGGCCCCAGCCGCCTCCCGGCAGGTGTGGAGACAGCTCATTCCTTCCATGCTGTCACCGCGGGAGGGGACGCGTTCTCACGCCACCCACCCCAAGCCGCAGTCTGCCCGACCCAGCCGCCGTGGCCCCAGGGCTCGATGGCAGCACCGGGAGGAGGGGGCCGAACCTCCCGGCAGGGGCCAGGCAGCAGCCGGCGGCCAGGATGCGGCGCCGCAGCAGGAGGACCACGACCGGGACCTCCCGTGCAACGGGACACAGCAGGACTGTGCCACGTCCCCCGCCGGGGGACGTTCCCGTGAGAACGCCCGGCTGTCAGAGCGGGCAGCCAACGCTCAAGACAGCAGTCAGGCAGCCCGGGCACGGCGCACAGGCAGCCCCGTCCCGCTGCCGCCCTCACCTTGTGCTTGGCCAGCTCGATCTCGCAGCTCTGCAGGTCGAGGCGCAGCAGCACTGGGCCCTGCAGCTGCTCGGTGGTGCGGGACAGCcactgcagcagctcctccagctggtGCTGGAACTGTCCCaggcccagcagagctgcctccagCTGGTGCTGCCCCGGCAAGGGCGGAATTGGGCACCCGTTTGGCAGGAGCAATGGCAGCCCTGACCATGCACCCAGCGCCCACACGTCCCCGCGCACCCACGGTGCCCCAGGCACCGCAGGGCACCGTGCATCCGGTGCCTCCGTGGCCCCGCATCCACCCAGCGCCACGCGCCCAGCACCCACATGGCACCCCGAGCACCCACCCTGCCGTGGCTCTGGCCTCGTGCCGGTGGCAGATCCGGTCGACAGCCCCggtgccaccaccacctcccagaGCCCCTGAGCCCCCGTGCCCAGACAGCAGCgcccacccagccctgccccatgcCCGGGACTGCCCCCGCACCGGCCGGGCCCCCTCCCTACCTGGCGGCTGACGATCTCCTCCTCCAGGCGGTCCCAGCGCTGGCGGAAGTcgctgagcagggctggggggtccccctgccctgcGCCCCCCAGGCCGGCCTGGTGCCGCAGGCTTTCCACGTCCACCTTGCACTGGTAGAGCTCCCTCTTGAACTCCTGTGGGGCAGCGGTGAGTGGGcaacccccagccccacacgtGGCGGTGGGGGTCTGCCGTGCCACCAggcgcggcgcggcacggcacggcacggcacggcacggcacggcagaGCTGGGTCTGGCACACACTGCATAGTTTGGCACAGCACAGCGCGGCATGGCATGGCGTGGCATGGCAGAGCTGGGTCTGGCACGCACCGTGTGGTTTGGcgtggcacagcacagcacggCACAGCTTGGCACAGGCACCGGGGCCCAGAGCTCCTCCTCGTGGAGAGCAGGGAGCCCTGCCCGCTCGGGGCACCTTGGGGGAGCAGGATTTGGCCACCCCAGGCAGGACTCGGCCGCTCAGCGCCCACCAAGAGCGGGTGCCGCGGGGGAACCAGCACCGTCCAACGTACCACGCTTTCGTCCCGCTGCTGCCCCGAGCACCCCGCCTgcccctccccgctgcccccctgCCGGACCCCAGGGCGCAGGGCTCCATCCTGCAGCACGGCCCACCTTCAGCTccgccagctgctgctgcaccatGTCCAGGTCCCCACCAACGAGGAACTCCTCCGCGATGCGCAGCTCGGCCGCGTCCAGCCACTCGAACAGCCgctggggacagagaggggctgtggggtcagggagggcgggggggcccAGGCCCCCCTCGCTGTCCCCATCCGTGTCCCTGCACGCCAGACACGTCAGCCCCGCCAGGCCGCCAGCACAGCTGCGTCCCTGGGGGCGCGGGCATGCTCACCCCTGCTCTCTGTAGCCCCGTGgccaggagcggggctgggaccTGCCGTGGTCCCCAGGGAGGGCCGGAGCACAGGGCAGGAGggtgctccagccccatccCTACCGAGGGGAACCTCGACGCGGGCACGTCACGCTGGGGCAGGACAGGGGCAcggccggccccgctgccccctgccccgctgccctaCAGTCCTACAGCCTCGCCAGCCCCATTTCCCCCCACAAGGCAGCATCACGGCCCTGTAGCCCAGCTAGCCCCACAGCCCTATAGTCCTGCacccctgcacagccctgctgcccggCCGGCCCCActgccagccccgctgccaggTCCTGCCTTTAGCCGTGCCCAGGGACCACCACGGTGGCCCCACGGCCCCTCGCACTCCTGAGCAGGGACGGGAGGGTGACGCAGACGGGGGGCAGGCCCCTGTGTGGGGTGTCTGCCTGAGCGGGCCGCCAGCACCCCACCTGCATGGTCTCCTGGTAGCTGACGGAGGCCTGGAGCTGCTCCTCGAGGCGGGCGTACCGCTCCGTCCACACCTTGTTCAGGCTGTGCCAGGAGGAGTAGAGCTGCGGCAGGGCGCGAGGGTCAGTGGCACCACGTGGGGGGCCGGGCACGGGGGTCGGCGGCACCgcgcggggggccgggcgcgggggtCGGCAGCACCGGTTGGGGCACAAGGGTCAGCGGCACCGTGCGGGGGGCCAGGGCGCGGGGGTCAGCGGCACCGTGGGGGGGGTGAGGGCACGGGAGTCAGCAGCACCgtgcggggaggggggtgcgAGGGTCAGCAGCGCCGCATGGGGTCGGTGGGCACCAGCACCAGGTGCATGAGCCAACCAGCTCTGCCGCGGGGGGCAAGGGACGGCGGGCACCGGTGCGGGGTGTGAGGCTTGGCGGACATGCGGCCCCTGGCACAGGGACACCAGCCCGGGATCGCCGCCCTCCATCCAGCCCGGCCCCAGGACCTCCAGGGGACGCCGGGTCTAGGGAGCATGCCtgcccccccccgtccccccgggCCCAGCCGCAGCTCCGCTCTGGGGACGTCCCATCCCCGCGAGCAGCATCCCCACGCCCCCAGGACCCGGTCCCTTGCCGGACCCCGTCCCTTGCCGGACCCCCACCCCCTGGCACTCACATCATCCAGGCTCTTGGTGACGTCGGGCTTGTCAGGGTCCCCGCAGGAGGACATCAGCTCCACGCCCAGGCTGCCCAGCGTGTCCAGCTCGCCCTGCAGGGAGTCAATCTCCTCCCGCAGCGCCTGCGGGCCGGGAAGGGGCTCGGCGCTGCCCgtgccgcggggccgcccctgccgcggggctgcccaccgggccccctccccaccccgtaCCTGCATGGTGCGGAGCCGCGCGCGGATGGCCTCGGGCTCGCCGCcggcctcctccagccccagcaccagctgctggGTGTCGCTCAGCGTCAGGGCCAGCTCGGAGAGACCGTGCCAG
Above is a genomic segment from Ciconia boyciana chromosome 2, ASM3463844v1, whole genome shotgun sequence containing:
- the LOC140647288 gene encoding microtubule-actin cross-linking factor 1, isoforms 6/7-like isoform X1, which gives rise to MGNSVSRPSCLGEKSRRSEELLREPQLRDLGLDVGQPPGRNIAEAWPGLPEKPQPVENGWSPVPGGVRSRPGSPVLKRSQSEVAVQNGSMACVPLKGQGQAGGAAWTPPRASAPRSTWSWKPVTTREVTEVTEVTETIVTEIVEVTEYPAGEKGGEPLVTRTVTVLTEHVGELAAGGCSGQTDAAEVSPRAVPVLEEAAGTERAQDTLESLLAWVADMEELVSNQKPPSAEVKVAKAQLEEQKLLKRLLEERRPRVELVLQDRPAPLAHGSGTAAPEGSGSLSGLGEKWGKLMQEAEARYGRLEQILPAAQGFQEAVDSFQEWLGATERQLAQLWHANGCVSRVQDAHRQTQALCEEIRGRLGELDGTLESGQRVLEMVTGEEAQLAQEKMESLRMRYLIVGQSSADTVHRLGQTLEASSRLGTAQEDLALWLGRMEKELASWDSQHGGQEPPVSTGDKEKFEQILDSELARLAELGERLEEIGWVQLDAQALRSQLSDQKLLSAEILHHRGLVERLLGISDPLLRSCPEPLRRHLQPSVQALRERTEQLFLRSGACAVQLEHAQSLLAQFREAHEELLPWLEETRVVGVQLSPNAISYEAFKEQQALLQCLREAIAEHRPLMGKLQRVSAQLVELSPEQGAPFQQRWREAEEQYRRIRERVRQAAALLEDALPRYSQLTERMDLLLECLERLQSRLQSQPSVRGDAAYLREQIRENSLALGELEKLGVALETVQAQGSELLASMQAANSNAAARGIQERTAQLLSQWSCLRGRCQEQERWLRELLALADRFWHGLSELALTLSDTQQLVLGLEEAGGEPEAIRARLRTMQALREEIDSLQGELDTLGSLGVELMSSCGDPDKPDVTKSLDDLYSSWHSLNKVWTERYARLEEQLQASVSYQETMQRLFEWLDAAELRIAEEFLVGGDLDMVQQQLAELKEFKRELYQCKVDVESLRHQAGLGGAGQGDPPALLSDFRQRWDRLEEEIVSRQHQLEAALLGLGQFQHQLEELLQWLSRTTEQLQGPVLLRLDLQSCEIELAKHKVLRNDVMSHARTVQSVNEAGQGLLLSSLGESVEGLQRSLQQLNQRWDLVQSETESRQLELENNLSQVQDVTLEITELLQWLEQVELQLFFSRPAWGHPDTTKENLTAHLELCKEMESKQEAYSGVRERLQRLLASCRAGRPCSTEHSLRILEQKWESVHAEAQERKERLAEGLTVTTEFHGTVQELLRWVAHAEELLGSPAPPSFVLDTVTAQIQEHKALVKEANAHGEKLSGLEAVASRLKDFSRKQDGAVIQNLVLTARERLGKVLQRTSERGAALEEARKRTKQFSESRRLLLDWMDEVEQSLEVPQDTATSQEEIKCQLAEHKAFQKVLRLKRPVYEATLRSGRALRERARLPEDLQPLEELLGELKERWDVLCSRAVERQHKLEENLLFSGKFTDALQALMDWLYRAEPQLSEDVPVGGDRDLVSDLMDKHKVFQKELGKRASCIKMLKRSVRDLTRGSSSVDSQWLQKQMEELSTRWDLVCKLSVSKQARLEAALRQAEEFHTLVHSFLGRLSESEKTLKYGVFPEEELAVQECQSQLQELMKSLQCQQLELECITSLGEEILSTCHPDSVITIKSWVTVVKSRFQEVLSWAQQQGERLQAQTASLAAEREEMAQLIDWITAAEEALSLRDQEPLPEEAEQLEELNAQHTVFMEELNRKQPDVEKVTKSCKRKLAVELGPPAARRLATRRRSTGKAQGAPVVPLGGLEPQTPLMAQLLHRWQQLWLLALDRQYRLETAMQRLRELEEFAHFDFGVWRKRYMQWISQMKSRVLDVFRGIDRDQDGRISQREFIESVLSSKFPTNVLEMNAVASIFDMNGDGFIDYYEFVSTLHPNRDPLRRTADADQIQDEVNRQVAQCNCAKRFQVEQISANRYRFGESQQLRMVRILRSTLMVRVGGGWIALDEFLVKNDPCRVKGRTNLKINEKYLSPDAFGAAAAKCAGNQSAPSSKVLSPSRSNSSLSLYSSASAPSSPLARKSVLRRTRSGDRCPRSRGSLLPDGAELQFTAAEESLAVAPPEPPEGSPPERCSPCR